One Malus sylvestris chromosome 14, drMalSylv7.2, whole genome shotgun sequence DNA segment encodes these proteins:
- the LOC126600727 gene encoding probable inactive leucine-rich repeat receptor-like protein kinase At3g03770: MGCFRSFLLFCFAWSFLLLGTHQLQSSHTQVLLQLRKHLEYPKQLEIWNNHSLDFCSISSFGQVNITCLDNLVIELRIKGDKIKQSKGSGYFNGFPIQSQTLSDSFSLDSFVTTLSRLNSLRDLSLVSLGIWGQLPDKIHRLSSLEHLDLSSNFLFGSIPPRISAMAMLQTFKIDENFLNDTIPDWFDSLSNLTTLSLRNNKLEGKLQDLSSLTSLQVLDLSRNKLNSVLPPMPKGLVMLSVSENSFSGKIPVKYGKLSGLQHIDMSHNALIGTPPAAVFSLPNISYLNLGSNLLSGSLSGNLICGSKLNFIDISNNSLTGKLPSCLRNESEERVVKFGGNCLSIGMQNQHEQAHCTEVISLKKKESGGNNVGILVGVILGLVVLSVLLVLGFIIFCRRYCLRGISEQHLLHKSGQENSAVGFSTELLTSARFISQDGKVGIQGLPVCRTFSLEELMEATKNFNSSAFLGEGSYGKLYKGRLYNGTQVAIRCLPLSKKYTIRNVKLRLDLLSKLRHQHLVCLLGHCLDGGGQDDYSPNKVYLVSEYVPNGTFRAHLSGNSPGKVLNWSERLAILVSVAKAVHFLHTGIIPGFFCNRLKTNNILLDEHGMAKLSDYGLSILAEETNKSTAKDGLTSWQMTSLEDDAYSFGYILLEALVGSSMSSRREVILQNNMASLNSQDRRKQIVEPAILATCSQESLSIVISIMNKCICPESSRPSFEDILWNLQYAVQVQEETADGDQKI, encoded by the exons ATGGGGTGTTTCAGATCATTTCTGCTGTTCTGTTTTGCATGGAGCTTCTTACTTCTAGGCACTCATCAACTCCAATCCTCACATACCCAAGTGCTTCTGCAACTCAGAAAGCACTTAGAGTACCCAAAACAACTAGAAATTTGGAACAATCACAGCTTAGATTTCTGCTCGATTTCTTCATTTGGTCAAGTAAACATTACATGCTTGGACAATCTTGTAATTGAGCTCAGAATCAAGGGTGATAAGATTAAGCAATCCAAGGGAAGCGGCTACTTCAACGGCTTTCCAATCCAAAGCCAAACTTTATCAGATTCTTTTTCTTTGGATTCTTTTGTCACTACCCTTTCAAGGCTAAACAGTTTGAGAGATCTTAGCCTTGTGTCTTTGGGCATTTGGGGACAACTTCCAGATAAGATTCATAGGTTGTCTTCCCTTGAACATCTCGATTTGAGCTCGAACTTTCTCTTCGGTTCAATCCCACCTAGGATTTCCGCAATGGCAATGCTTCAAACTTTTAAAATCGATGAGAATTTCTTAAATGATACTATCCCTGATTGGTTTGATTCGCTTTCCAATCTTACAACTCTGAGCTTGAGGAACAACAAGTTGGAAGGTAAATTGCAAGATCTTAGTAGCCTAACCAGTTTACAAGTGCTAGATTTGAGCAGGAACAAATTGAACTCTGTGTTGCCTCCAATGCCGAAAGGGTTGGTCATGCTTTCCGTCAGTGAAAACTCCTTCTCCGGCAAGATTCCAGTGAAATATGGCAAGTTAAGTGGACTTCAACACATTGATATGTCACACAATGCACTTATAGGCACACCTCCTGCTGCAGTCTTCTCTTTGCCTAATATTAGTTACTTGAACTTGGGGTCAAATCTGCTGAGTGGCTCGCTTTCGGGCAATCTAATCTGCGGTAGCAAGCTTAATTTCATCGATATATCGAATAATAGTTTGACGGGTAAGTTGCCTTCATGCTTAAGAAATGAATCAGAAGAGAGAGTTGTGAAGTTTGGTGGGAATTGTTTGTCCATTGGTATGCAAAACCAGCATGAACAAGCACACTGCACGGAAGTGATCAGCCTGAAGAAGAAAGAGTCCGGAGGGAACAATGTAGGGATCTTGGTGGGAGTGATTCTAGGATTAGTTGTACTTAGTGTGCTTCTGGTTTTAGGGTTTATCATTTTCTGCAGAAGATATTGCCTTCGTGGGATATCGGAGCAGCATTTGCTGCATAAATCAGGGCAGGAAAATTCAGCAGTTGGGTTTTCGACCGAGCTTCTAACAAGTGCAA GATTTATTTCACAAGATGGAAAGGTAGGGATACAAGGCCTCCCAGTGTGCCGGACATTTTCTTTGGAAGAGTTGATGGAAGCTACGAAAAATTTCAACAGCTCTGCCTTTTTGGGTGAAGGTTCATATGGGAAG CTTTACAAAGGAAGACTATACAATGGGACTCAAGTTGCTATAAGGTGCCTGCCTTTGTCGAAAAAGTACACAATTCGAAATGTTAAACTTCGGTTGGATCTGCTTTCCAAGCTTCGGCACCAGCATTTGGTGTGTCTTTTAGGGCACTGCCTCGATGGTGGTGGACAAGATGATTACAGTCCGAACAAGGTCTATCTTGTATCTGAATATGTCCCCAATGGGACATTCCGCGCTCATCTCTCTG GGAATAGTCCTGGAAAGGTTCTCAACTGGTCGGAGAGATTGGCAATTCTAGTTAGTGTGGCCAAGGCCGTGCACTTCCTACATACCGGAATTATTCCTGGTTTCTTCTGCAACCGCCTAAAGACGAACAATATCTTGCTCGATGAGCATGGGATGGCAAAATTGAGTGACTATGGACTGTCCATTCTCGCAGAAGAAACCAATAAATCCACG GCAAAAGATGGCCTAACATCATG GCAAATGACAAGTTTAGAGGATGATGCTTATAGCTTCGGATACATACTACTCGAGGCTCTCGTTGGATCTTCCATGTCTTCTCGAAGAGAAGTAATCCTTCAAAATAATATG GCATCACTCAATAGCCAAGACCGGCGGAAGCAGATAGTTGAACCGGCTATTCTAGCCACATGCTCACAAGAGTCTCTGTCGATCGTGATCTCTATAATGAACAAATGCATTTGTCCAGAATCGAGCCGTCCATCTTTCGAGGACATCCTTTGGAACTTACAGTACGCAGTTCAAGTGCAGGAAGAAACAGCAGATGGAGACCAAAAGATTTGA